The DNA sequence aaaggctCATGTACGGTGGAGTGGGTGTTAATTGAAACGAAGGTGGAGTGGGAAGTAGCATGACCAAGCTGTGGGGCTTGTCTACAATAGTGCAATTGTGGTGAGAGGCGGAGGAGTATGACCAAAAGGTGGTGCTCAATGAAATGGCACGACTGGTTGGCGCTATCTGCGGTTGAGGAAAAAGGCGTGGAAGAGCTGCTGAACGTGCGTTGCTATGTTTTTAGGGGTGAAAAACAGAGGCTTTCCATATGATTGCAAGTGGCTTGTTGGCTCTCTTACACGATGGTTTGCGGGTTGGGCTACGGTGACTGAGCAGAGGTTGTCGTCCTGGGTTGGTTGTGGTTGGACTAGGTGCATGGTGATGGAGGACGGTGGCAGCGTAGTGGAGGAGGGCGTTAGAGATGGAGGGCGAAAGCGAAGAGGTAAATGATGCGGAGGTTAAGCTTGCGGGTTTGGAGGAGGAATATTGGACGGTGGAGTTGATGAGGGTTAGAGTGAAGGCTAAGGTGAAGAATGTGGTCACGAAGAGGAGCTAGAGGCGGTGGGAGCTTAAAAAGGAGGAGGCGACGACGCCATTTTATTTGTGAATTATTATTGCCCagatgactaacacaagagGTGGGGTGAATTGAGTTGTatctaaaaattaatagttataaacCAAATGCACAAAGCTCCTCTTAAAGAACACCTTTCTTTTATCTGgaaaatctctcaaaaatatatactcactaagtatatttttgtttatcacacttttttgtcaaaaaattccACACATATATATCCCGTAGGACTAcccaaatatatacatatatatatatatatataaagtgtataaGACAAAAAAGTGACCCAAAACTAAAAGGACGTAAACGGAAAATGAACCACAAATAAATGGCCAACGTTAACAAATTAAAAGCCCACTTTAATAACCTTTAAAGTCAACGTTTACCACCCATTAATGCCAACctccattcaatttaaaaacaattcaaaaacaattcaaaaacaCTCGTAATGGTGCAATGACTTGATGAAATAAAGTAACGTAATTCCCAAAAACGGTACAATGAACAATCGGCCATTaccaaatattaaagaaaaaccaACGGCTGAAACTTAGGGAGCATTAACAAAGAGCCGATAAGAAATTAACtgataaaattaaagttcaAACGGCTTGATTGTTAAAACAGATGATAATGAgcatttagaaaataattgagcaactgaaacattaaaatcaaccaatttaaagagaaaaacgttattgataaatactatttattaaaaaataccaacattatacacatgtgaaaaatgtaatttaatgctttatgataaaagattaattttgagccttaatccaattttaaattttatcaagagatgtacaaaattatGCAAAGAGCTTCATTTGCAAGCTTGTTCCCTTTCTTGCTCATGCTTAGTTCATTGATGTGCTTGACTTCATTGTGTAGACAACTTGAGCTTGAGATTTCTTTACGcttgaatttatttgttatcatcaaaatctatATGTAGATATGTAATTATATGAGGCTTGAAACCTTGTGTTCAACAATTAGTTTGAGCTTGGTGTTGATGTTGAAAAGGTGATTTTAATCGACGATATTAGTAACTTATTGCAACAATGCATTTTGCGACCATAAAATGAACATGCAATTAATCTTTTTCCTGACAATATCTATGTATTTGCGGCACAAAAGTATTACGGTAAATGCATTTTTTCTACTTGCAACGTATGCTTTTACGTCACTTAAAATCAACAATTGCGTCAAATATATTGAGCcgcaataaataattttttttgcagCATTAACACTTTCTGACGGGATAAACCTTTTGAGAGTCGTTAATAGCGTCCATTTTGCGTCGATCGAATTTGGATGTGAATTAATATTGGTGAGAAGGTGTCGATTTTTTGCGTCAAAAATTTTAGACGCAAAAAGCTATTCTTgttgtaatgtatatatatagtatatgccGCATGCGTGCGCTTTGACAAATTTCTCTACATTCCATTTTTGGTTAACGGGGTGAATCCATATGTATAACATAAAAGATTTATAGAAAGCACAACAAGAACTATATATGCAGAGACAagtaaggaaaaaagaaaaaattctattacatacagttattttataatatttttcatataatctactaatatgattggtcataataattattttatattaaaaaaaatgatacagtcaattatattattagaatgcacaaaaaatacacaaaactgagtgcataattttttaaaaggaattgCCCACACCACAAgaattaatattgataatttcGAAAATGTACATATATACTCAACGTGAGGgcaaaaaattaaagtataaattaatttcctttcCCACTTTTTTTTGGGATATTCATCTTCTTCTGCTTCACAACCCAAGTACCAATCCGGATCAATCGGTCCACAACCCACTCATCCATTCAAACGAAACTCACCTTCTCGGACGAGGCATTCCGTCGGTGGATTCTCCCACTTCCAACTTTATTGCTTGGTTTGTTTGCAGAGTCGCCACCGCAAACGATCTGGCACTGGCACCCACAGATATTGCTGAAGCACGAGAACAAGCCGTTACCGCCATCTGGTTTATGCTGCTCATGTTCATGATTCTTGCTCGACATCACGCTCGAGAACTCACCTTGGTCATACACGGGCGGGAGCTCGGTTCGCCAACGCTCTAGCTTAGACTGTAGCCCTTCCACGCTCTCGTCCATGCTGGCCCCGCCCACCAATGAGCTCCCTTCCTCGTCCAGTCGCTGCACCTTAGCCATTTCTGCTGCCACTTCAGACGGCGATGGACCCAGTTCAGACTCTGTTAAGAACACCCTCGTGTTAGGTAGTACCGACTTGCGCGGGGTAATATTGTAGTCCATCAACGCCGACCTGCGCGGTGTTCCGTACTCTAACAGCCCGTTAAACTTGTGGAAGGATTTCGTACGAATGGGTGTAGCGCGTGGGTGGACCTGTATAAGACGTGGATGCTTGGGTGTCCCACGTGTATGTAAGGGCGTCATGCGGACAGGCATGGGTGTCGCATTTGCGTGCATGGGCGTCATGCGGGATTTTCTTGGGTTCTCGAAATCCATGTAGAAACCCGCTTTTTCAAGTGTGCTCAGTCTCACTTTCGGCGTGTCCACCTCCGACTCTGACCAGTTGTCGGTTTGTCTAATGGGTTTTTCATTCAACACCACCCGTTTCGTCGGCGGGTCTACTTCAGGTGCTGCCTCCGAGTCGCTTTGGACGGAACTCGGCTTGCCTTTACCCGTTTTTTTATAGCCCTTCTTAGGTGGTGGGTCTCGGCTAACTTCCGAACCGCTGACTATCGAACtcgattttccggttttttcCTTAACTGATACGTACCCGCTGACTTCGGATCCACTTATTACGGAGCTGGGCCTGGACTTCTTTGTGCTcttattctttctctttttgCCGTTCCCGACGTCTGAACCGCTGAGCAACGAATTACTTGCTCTGGAccagaatttctttttcttgggacCCACATCGGACCCGTTGACTGTGGAGCTCGGTTTCTCTTTCTTTGGGACCCCTCGGAGTTCTGAGGCCCGGAGTTCAGACCTGATCATGGAGCTGGTGTCACTCTTAGTGCGCCGGAGGCCGGAAGGTTTGGAAACAGCCGTCTGAATGGACCCGTTCCCTTGGAGATGCGAGTCATCCTCTCCCATCAGGTGGCGATACCCTACTGCACCGGAGGAGTTGAGCTGCGTGTACAACGGCATGCTCCGCATGGAACTGTTAAGCACTCCCACGCCAATGTTCAGAATCCCCTGGGGCCTACCCGAGGGCCTGCGGACCTGGAGCGCCACGAAACGCATCCCAGCTGGCGACTGGTAGTTGCGCTGACGGAACGCCCGGGGCGTGTTAGGGAGGATATTCCCGACGAGGACACGGACGGTCCCCACGTGGACGTCCCGGAACCAGTGGAGCGTGTAGATCTCGACCATGATGGCCGAGGTATCGGAGTATAGAAACTCGTCGTCCACACGGAAGACGAACTTGTCGTTCCAGGTGGGGTTGTTGTCTCCCTGGGTGTCGACTCGGGTCGAAAGCTTCCGGTCTGGGTGTACCCAAGCCACGGCGTAGGTCCGCATCGACCGGGAGACATTGGCGAGGTCTTGAGCGGATATGAGATTTAGTTCCAAGAGCTGGAAGGGGGTTAGAATGGCTGACATGATTAAAATACGACgatactgtaaaaataaattagaaaatggagaagaagagcTGAATAAGGTTGGTTGAATTAGTACGAAGATAAAGAAAGAGGGTTCAGCTCTCGCCGTCCGATGGAGGGGCAGACGACGAGAGATGGGTGAATGGCAAGAAGTGAATGCTGGGGGAGAAGGTGGGATTTGAGAAGGGTGTTAATGAGGGATGGGGATTTGTCGTTTTTGCTAAAATTAACCTGGTCTGAATGTTTAGCCGTTAGCCAGGTATGTTTTTTACCAAGACCCGGGATGTTCTTTTCATCTTAGGTGGCGCCAGTTCGTTATGCAGTTTTTTTCGTAACAGAAAACCTCGTCGTATCTCGTTATAATGGTTATATCTGGTTATAATGGTTATCAGGTACTATTTACCTCCCCCCTTTCTTCCATACCAGAAAACTGACACCAACGGCATTTCAACTGAACTTTCTAGAATGGTATAATGTTCTGGAATTTAACACCTCGATTCCCAAAAATTGGATGTTTATTGTTGTAAAATATGCTACAATTATTTACCcccaaaaataacatttttttatcatgaaattCTCTCTgttaatttaaatgataataaCTTTAtccatcataaatatttttggtttatgtaaatattctttaaaagaataaaaagataaaatagttaccagcttatttttttattaaatggaaaattttgaatGTTAATTAATTGTAGTATTTTTTAAGGCATATTGTTTACCGTTGAAGATGAAAATCCCATAACTCATAATGTaaataagaaatgatagttacagtcgtgtGTGCGTACGTACcgcataattatttaaaaaaaaataaatatatacgatattcacataaaaaacttaattttttaacaatatatcCCACTCTTTTTCGAAACGGctgtataatatttaaacactctataattatatgtagcattactcaatatAAATTCATGCATAAGCTGTTTATAGgccattaaattataaaaataagaactCTAATAGGacttaaaaaaaaggaaactaacTCAGGAAAAAAACTAGGAAGGCACACTTGAAACTGGGCCAATAGAGTAGTTACGGGCCGGGATTGGCCCGCCAATCGTGGACATGGTTAATAGTGGGCCATTCTTTATGACCCATTCCATATACGTGGTTTTCACTCTTTTGTTCTTATTTAGATATAACGCCAATTGGGCAGCAAGTTCTCCAGCCCATGACCGCCATTAATGATCTCCAACGATAATATTGAGGTTATTATatgcttgaaaaaaaagtattagATTGAACTCATttcagtttgaaaaaataaaaacaaaaacatcaatACATTGTATGCTTGCTAATGTGAATAACTTGGTGTGTCAATAAATAATAgcttgtaaaaatatttttatttttttcataatattactcatttgcATTTCCAATCAAACAAGAATGAAAGTTAGGGTAGCAATGGtggatctattttataataaaaataattttataatttaatgtacggtattaaattatattaatttataaatttatttttatagaatttttttgtgGTTACCCAGTTCGCGAACTGCACATGGTTCACTCGAGACGGTTGAGACATTATTAAAGTACCCGCCTGATTGTGCTTGAGCCAAGTTTCATGTGATGGGAGACTCTCAAGCTTGAAATGGGATCACAAGTACCTCAAGCTGGCTAATTTGGATTTTCACGATTTTTCTAGTCAATAAAGATAGATATTAGCTTGCCGGATTGGGAGGGTCAACTTCGGACAAGTAGGCCATTTCCCGTGCTTTAGCGCGGGTGGCCAAGCAAGTATTTATTGTGCTGCCCAGTTCTCTGAACTGAATTCGATCGACAAGTCTCTAGCTTTCGACGAGCCTGGTCAAGACGAAACATAACAATTCAATGTTGCACACATCACCGTCTTTTTCGATATACCATTCTGGGGATGGATTTCAGGATGAAGAGGCTCGAGATCCGAGTCAAGAAGCGCTGGAGAGAACTATTACCATAGGTGAGAGCTTAGAAGCCATAGGTAGTGGTGAATTCACCTTTAACAAGAAGAGTATGAGCTTGATTGTGGAAGGGGAAGAGGAGAAGGATGAAGCTGTTGATGGGATTCAGAGTGGGAGTGTTGAAGAAGAAGCGAATGAACCACCTAGTCCACCCATGTACCTTGCTACAGGGCTTGGGATTGACACTTCTGGTTTTGGTGTTGATGGGTTCAATTTATCTCTGGAGAACTTTGATGATGGTGGCGATGTTGAAGAGTACTGTAAGAGGATGGTTGATGAATATCCTTGCCACCCTTTGTTTCTGAGAAAATATGCTCAAGTTTTGCAGGTTAGTCTTCTTTGCCTCATGCTTTTGCTTTTTTCCTAATTTGTAAATGTCTTAAAGCTACACAAAAACTTGAGGAAATATATCTTACAAGAATTGGGAACTACTAATAATTGTGAATACTAGCCTCGTTTATGCATCCATAGATCGGTTGATTATATCGAATTCCTATTTTCAACTCCTGATTAATCGGATCTGATTGATAATAGCGCTTAGAAGTGGCAGGGTCGAGGCCTTTATCGTTTTCTAGTTGTTCGATCGTGGGCCAATTACAGAGTAGAGTATTACCAAATTAGACCCCACCTCAGAGGGTACTCGCACTTCAATTTCTGCTATTACGTTTGTTGTTGTtggtagtggtggtggtggtggcgctGGCgcttctgctgctgctgctgctgcttttgCTATGTTCCTGTTATTAGGCCTGACCATAAGGTAGGCTATATGTGTCTCTGACCCTTTCCCATGAGGCTTTACCTCTATACTTGAGCGAAAGTGCCTCAATTTGATGAAACCTTGCCCACTGGGGTAGCAGTGATGCCATTCAGTTTTAAGCCCAATTGCATTACTCACGATTAAAGC is a window from the Juglans regia cultivar Chandler chromosome 7, Walnut 2.0, whole genome shotgun sequence genome containing:
- the LOC108990559 gene encoding uncharacterized protein LOC108990559 gives rise to the protein MSAILTPFQLLELNLISAQDLANVSRSMRTYAVAWVHPDRKLSTRVDTQGDNNPTWNDKFVFRVDDEFLYSDTSAIMVEIYTLHWFRDVHVGTVRVLVGNILPNTPRAFRQRNYQSPAGMRFVALQVRRPSGRPQGILNIGVGVLNSSMRSMPLYTQLNSSGAVGYRHLMGEDDSHLQGNGSIQTAVSKPSGLRRTKSDTSSMIRSELRASELRGVPKKEKPSSTVNGSDVGPKKKKFWSRASNSLLSGSDVGNGKKRKNKSTKKSRPSSVISGSEVSGYVSVKEKTGKSSSIVSGSEVSRDPPPKKGYKKTGKGKPSSVQSDSEAAPEVDPPTKRVVLNEKPIRQTDNWSESEVDTPKVRLSTLEKAGFYMDFENPRKSRMTPMHANATPMPVRMTPLHTRGTPKHPRLIQVHPRATPIRTKSFHKFNGLLEYGTPRRSALMDYNITPRKSVLPNTRVFLTESELGPSPSEVAAEMAKVQRLDEEGSSLVGGASMDESVEGLQSKLERWRTELPPVYDQGEFSSVMSSKNHEHEQHKPDGGNGLFSCFSNICGCQCQIVCGGDSANKPSNKVGSGRIHRRNASSEKVSFV